One window from the genome of Saprospiraceae bacterium encodes:
- a CDS encoding SDR family NAD(P)-dependent oxidoreductase, whose protein sequence is MKLSTNKILVTGGASGIGLGLTERFIQENNTVIICGRREATLREVKDKFPSVITKVCDLSLEADRVELYNWVSENHSDLNVLVNNAGIQNWMNISDSDFYSKTANEIITNVLAPIHLTTQFINLKKLDTIINVTSGLAFVQLSKVPVYCATKASLHSFTLSLRHMLKGKNIEVIEMIPPALNTDLGGKGLHDGQPPVSDFINAVFLQMKEGKTELTFGFSEVMAKATPDSINATFNKMNPYSH, encoded by the coding sequence ATGAAATTATCAACCAACAAAATTTTAGTCACAGGCGGTGCAAGCGGTATCGGTTTAGGACTTACCGAGAGATTTATCCAGGAGAACAATACTGTGATCATCTGTGGCAGACGAGAAGCTACATTACGTGAAGTAAAAGACAAATTTCCCTCTGTAATTACTAAAGTTTGCGACTTATCTTTAGAAGCAGACCGAGTTGAACTTTATAATTGGGTATCAGAAAATCATTCTGACCTGAATGTGCTTGTAAATAACGCTGGTATTCAAAATTGGATGAACATTTCTGACAGTGACTTTTATTCTAAAACGGCAAATGAGATTATTACAAATGTGTTAGCTCCAATTCACTTGACAACTCAATTTATTAATTTAAAGAAGTTGGACACTATTATCAACGTGACATCTGGTTTAGCATTCGTTCAACTTTCCAAAGTCCCTGTCTATTGTGCTACAAAAGCATCTCTTCATTCATTTACACTTTCATTACGACACATGTTAAAGGGGAAAAATATAGAAGTAATTGAAATGATACCACCAGCTTTAAATACAGACCTTGGAGGTAAAGGATTACACGATGGACAACCACCTGTTTCAGATTTTATTAATGCAGTTTTCCTACAAATGAAAGAAGGCAAAACAGAATTGACTTTTGGATTTAGTGAAGTTATGGCAAAAGCAACACCAGATAGTATCAATGCGACTTTCAATAAAATGAACCCATATTCACATTAG
- a CDS encoding SRPBCC family protein, with protein sequence MTIINNNAPVKCSKTISINASPEKVWNTLTNIDQWSTWQTDITKPKISGALLPGTSFVWTSGGATIQSTLQSVDPFNRLGWTGKTFGIFAIHNWTLTEANNQTQVAVDESMEGLLAKLFKKAFNKSLDKSLQTWLDLLKKECEK encoded by the coding sequence ATGACAATCATCAACAATAATGCACCTGTAAAGTGCAGTAAAACAATTTCTATCAATGCAAGTCCTGAAAAGGTTTGGAATACACTCACAAACATTGACCAGTGGTCAACCTGGCAAACCGACATTACTAAGCCAAAAATAAGTGGAGCGTTATTGCCCGGCACAAGCTTCGTATGGACAAGCGGAGGCGCAACGATTCAATCAACCCTTCAAAGCGTAGACCCCTTTAATCGTTTGGGTTGGACAGGTAAAACTTTCGGTATTTTTGCTATTCACAACTGGACGCTAACAGAAGCAAACAATCAAACACAAGTGGCAGTTGACGAAAGCATGGAAGGGCTGTTGGCAAAACTTTTCAAAAAAGCGTTCAACAAAAGTTTAGATAAGAGTTTGCAAACTTGGTTGGATTTGCTGAAAAAAGAGTGTGAAAAATAA
- a CDS encoding tryptophan-rich sensory protein codes for MSKLQIIKLIVSIIVPLGLGSLAGIFTAQSVPEWYATLNRPSFNPPNWIFGPVWTTLYILMGISLFMIWKQDTSKERNLAILVFMLQLLLNFVWSFIFFYFNMIGFALIEIIFLWIGIVVMLFLFYKIKPIASYINILYLLWVTFATVLNGCYYFLNRG; via the coding sequence ATGAGCAAATTGCAAATAATAAAACTAATAGTATCCATAATAGTTCCTTTAGGCCTCGGTAGTTTAGCAGGAATATTTACAGCTCAATCAGTACCTGAATGGTATGCAACCTTAAACAGGCCATCGTTCAATCCCCCAAACTGGATATTTGGACCAGTTTGGACAACGCTTTACATTTTAATGGGTATCTCCTTATTCATGATTTGGAAACAGGATACGAGCAAAGAACGCAATTTGGCCATTTTAGTCTTTATGCTTCAATTGCTCCTAAATTTTGTATGGAGTTTTATCTTTTTCTATTTCAATATGATAGGATTTGCATTGATTGAAATTATTTTCTTGTGGATTGGTATTGTAGTTATGCTTTTTTTGTTTTACAAAATCAAGCCAATAGCTTCATATATTAATATACTCTATTTATTATGGGTAACTTTTGCAACCGTGCTTAATGGATGTTATTACTTTCTCAACAGAGGCTGA
- a CDS encoding GNAT family N-acetyltransferase, with protein sequence MTDMNSTTFPILKTERLTLRQLSIDDKLDIFALRSDPRVNKYLNRQPCQSVEDAIIFINKVNDNIERNDTYYWVITLTDAKTLLGSHWEDFIGIQFCRSMD encoded by the coding sequence ATGACAGATATGAATTCAACGACTTTCCCAATCTTGAAAACTGAAAGATTAACGCTCAGACAATTATCAATTGACGACAAACTGGATATTTTTGCGTTGCGTTCAGACCCAAGAGTCAACAAATATCTTAACAGACAACCATGTCAGTCAGTCGAAGATGCAATAATTTTTATCAACAAGGTCAATGATAATATAGAAAGAAACGATACTTATTATTGGGTGATTACATTGACTGATGCAAAAACACTTTTAGGAAGCCATTGGGAAGATTTTATTGGTATTCAGTTCTGCCGTTCCATGGATTGA
- a CDS encoding winged helix-turn-helix transcriptional regulator — MRRDIFQAIADPTRRAILTLIALQAMTPNALAEHFDTTRQAVSKHLRILTECDLVKQEHQGREIYYTLEIDKMKEIDIWMEQFRKIWETRFNQLDNLLSTIKKNKK; from the coding sequence ATGAGAAGAGATATTTTTCAAGCAATTGCAGACCCTACACGAAGAGCAATATTAACACTCATTGCGCTTCAAGCTATGACGCCCAATGCCCTAGCTGAGCACTTTGACACCACAAGACAAGCCGTTTCAAAACACCTTCGAATTTTGACAGAGTGCGATCTGGTTAAACAAGAACATCAAGGCAGAGAAATTTACTACACTCTTGAAATTGACAAAATGAAAGAAATAGATATATGGATGGAACAGTTTCGAAAAATTTGGGAAACTCGATTCAATCAATTAGACAATTTATTATCAACAATTAAAAAAAATAAAAAATGA
- a CDS encoding PD40 domain-containing protein: MKQRLYFFIFLILTFKISVIGQSVERIFYSTFSPQDWDIYISKDDGKSIEKLTNHPSLDYDAVISPDGKWVVFTSERSGIPQLYVQAIEGEQSPALLIKSNSFQDQATFSPDGSQLAFVASHEGNSEIYIIPFLPNTIQDISKAINLTKHPGGDFRPSFSPNGKQIAFSSDRGHVIVPHPQFPFARQRIGNIYTIDNNGNNLNRLTDSKYWDGSPIWSTDGNKIIFYSGRTGKNTIFEMNPDGTNQKQLIDFEGPAVSPKYLSNGNFAFTTWHSEQDFKIMQVDKAKNEITSMFSNSPDLMFNVDIHPRGLIVFHGGKYAPNKGVPGNFGFDGDVLAKLPDTLSFGEQKLTIYGVRRAFVAPPQIGNTLLYYDAGDTQSFFDFLKPLGYSVFWLPILIVILFIAGILLGIRNRKKISFWRYLLFSILTLFLGIITGGIFFFVDAINPMPLSTIRLVMGFLTIAFIILGWWQYKRTVKRIEIGITTHRLSKLYSLLFYGLAYFAFFCTVFINQMVNSTLHFYQVDYVTGEKKLLFSFDKEPNTNPANFSVLDSKVTHDGKSFIFTTGSFRANATTQGDIWKYDFETKSVSKLSDSPYNDGFGDFSEDEKMVFRSGSNGNFDIYLKTNNVIENLTNDHHRDNFPAISKQGDNIVFSSDRLRKEGEYKTMDIFLIKLKSDNSWSEPEIISNGKGQNAHAHFSPDGKWVIYTTEEFGINDEQALIQPIIFSPQMYGEIVAYNLKTKERIRLTHNKWDEGTPLWVE; encoded by the coding sequence ATGAAACAACGATTATACTTTTTCATTTTTCTGATACTGACATTTAAAATATCTGTTATTGGTCAGTCTGTGGAAAGAATTTTTTATTCGACATTTAGCCCACAAGATTGGGATATTTATATTTCAAAAGACGATGGAAAAAGCATTGAAAAGTTAACGAACCACCCTTCATTAGATTATGATGCCGTTATAAGCCCAGATGGGAAATGGGTGGTGTTTACATCTGAAAGGTCCGGCATACCTCAGCTTTATGTACAGGCAATTGAAGGAGAACAATCGCCAGCTTTATTGATTAAAAGCAACTCCTTTCAAGATCAGGCAACATTCTCCCCAGATGGGAGTCAATTAGCATTTGTAGCCTCCCATGAAGGAAATTCAGAAATTTACATTATCCCATTTCTGCCAAATACCATTCAGGATATTTCAAAAGCCATAAACCTTACCAAGCATCCCGGTGGCGATTTTAGACCTTCTTTTTCTCCAAATGGTAAGCAGATTGCATTTAGCAGTGACAGGGGACATGTTATTGTTCCGCATCCTCAATTTCCATTTGCCCGTCAACGAATAGGAAATATTTACACGATTGATAATAACGGGAATAATTTGAATCGCCTCACCGATTCTAAATACTGGGACGGCAGCCCGATATGGTCGACTGATGGCAATAAAATAATATTCTATAGTGGCCGAACCGGTAAAAATACCATTTTTGAAATGAATCCAGATGGTACGAATCAAAAACAACTTATTGATTTTGAGGGGCCAGCCGTTTCACCAAAATATTTATCCAATGGGAATTTTGCTTTTACTACGTGGCACAGTGAACAGGATTTTAAAATAATGCAGGTGGACAAAGCCAAAAATGAAATAACCTCAATGTTTTCAAACAGTCCTGATTTAATGTTCAATGTAGATATTCATCCAAGAGGTCTGATCGTTTTCCACGGAGGAAAATATGCCCCAAACAAAGGAGTGCCGGGTAATTTTGGATTTGATGGGGATGTCCTGGCCAAATTACCTGATACGCTTTCTTTTGGTGAACAAAAGTTAACTATCTATGGCGTGCGCAGAGCATTTGTGGCACCGCCTCAAATAGGTAATACGCTTTTATATTACGATGCAGGAGATACACAAAGTTTTTTCGATTTTCTTAAGCCATTGGGCTATAGTGTTTTTTGGCTTCCAATCCTTATTGTCATTCTATTTATAGCAGGCATCCTTTTAGGTATACGCAATAGAAAAAAGATTTCATTTTGGAGATACCTGCTGTTCAGTATTCTTACGCTTTTTTTGGGAATTATAACAGGTGGCATTTTCTTCTTTGTAGATGCCATAAACCCAATGCCTTTAAGTACTATTCGTTTGGTAATGGGATTCCTTACAATCGCATTCATTATTTTGGGATGGTGGCAATACAAACGCACTGTTAAACGAATAGAAATTGGAATAACAACACATCGTCTATCTAAATTATACAGTTTACTTTTCTATGGTTTAGCATACTTCGCCTTTTTCTGCACTGTTTTTATCAACCAAATGGTGAATTCTACCTTACACTTTTATCAGGTTGATTATGTAACAGGAGAAAAGAAGCTTCTATTTAGTTTCGATAAAGAACCGAATACGAACCCGGCAAACTTCTCAGTATTAGATAGTAAGGTAACACATGATGGAAAATCTTTTATTTTCACAACGGGTAGTTTTAGAGCTAATGCAACAACACAGGGAGATATCTGGAAGTACGACTTTGAGACCAAAAGTGTTTCTAAACTTTCCGATTCACCCTATAATGATGGGTTTGGCGACTTTAGTGAAGATGAGAAAATGGTTTTTCGTAGTGGAAGTAATGGCAACTTCGATATTTATCTAAAAACAAATAACGTTATTGAAAACCTAACGAATGACCATCACAGAGATAATTTTCCAGCCATATCTAAGCAGGGCGACAATATTGTGTTTTCATCCGACAGGTTAAGAAAAGAAGGCGAGTATAAAACGATGGACATATTTTTAATAAAATTAAAATCAGACAATAGTTGGTCAGAACCGGAAATAATTTCAAATGGCAAAGGACAAAATGCGCATGCTCATTTTTCACCCGATGGCAAGTGGGTTATTTATACCACAGAAGAATTCGGCATAAATGATGAACAGGCCTTAATTCAGCCAATAATATTTTCGCCTCAGATGTATGGTGAAATTGTTGCTTATAATTTGAAAACAAAAGAACGAATCCGACTGACGCATAACAAATGGGACGAAGGTACTCCGCTTTGGGTTGAATAA
- a CDS encoding dihydrofolate reductase family protein yields MRKLKLQVQMTLDGFISGPNGEMDWMCFPWTDDIINYVREITEPVDTIILGRKLAEGFIPHWENVVKDPNNPEYEGGLKYTSTPKIVFSKTLTKSIWNNTELAKGGLIEEITNLKNKPGKDIIVYGGGTFVSALLKHKLIDELHLFINPAAIGNGMPIFKELNAMQKFSVLNVKHFDCGIITLIYKPI; encoded by the coding sequence ATGAGAAAATTAAAATTACAAGTCCAAATGACCTTAGACGGCTTTATTTCAGGGCCAAATGGAGAAATGGACTGGATGTGTTTCCCATGGACAGACGATATAATTAATTATGTAAGGGAAATAACTGAACCAGTTGACACGATAATTTTAGGTAGAAAACTTGCCGAAGGATTTATACCGCATTGGGAAAACGTTGTTAAAGACCCGAATAACCCTGAATATGAAGGTGGTTTAAAATATACTTCAACACCGAAAATTGTATTTTCCAAGACACTTACCAAATCAATATGGAACAATACTGAATTAGCAAAAGGTGGATTGATTGAAGAGATTACAAACCTAAAAAACAAGCCGGGGAAAGATATTATTGTGTATGGCGGGGGTACTTTTGTTTCTGCATTACTAAAACACAAACTCATTGACGAATTGCATTTGTTCATAAATCCAGCTGCCATTGGTAATGGAATGCCCATCTTTAAAGAACTAAATGCAATGCAAAAATTTAGCGTTTTAAATGTTAAACATTTTGATTGCGGTATAATTACATTGATCTACAAACCTATCTAA
- a CDS encoding aldo/keto reductase, with translation MKQTTTLGHSTLQVNRIGLGCMGMSEFYGSFNEEESINTLHKAIEFGVNFFDTADMYGWGANERLLGKAFKGRWSDVILATKFAVMRGPNGEYLGLNCKPEYIRQACEQSLQNFGVDTIDLYYMHRQDRKVEIEEIVGTMSDLVKQGKVKHLGICEANVEMIRRAHAVHPLAAVQNEYSLWSREPEQEVLDVCQELGITFVAYSPLGRGFLTGAIKSRADLETSDWRLTLPRFTDEAIKDNLKFVEVVEQIAQNKKVTKAQVALAWVLSQNDDIVTIPGTRKVHRLEENLAALNVELTNTDLATIQNSMPSQTVGNRY, from the coding sequence ATGAAGCAAACAACAACATTAGGACACAGTACGCTACAAGTGAATAGAATTGGACTTGGCTGTATGGGCATGTCAGAGTTTTATGGTTCTTTTAATGAAGAAGAATCCATTAATACTTTGCATAAGGCCATCGAATTCGGAGTAAATTTTTTTGACACAGCCGACATGTATGGCTGGGGGGCCAATGAACGTCTATTAGGAAAAGCATTTAAAGGAAGGTGGAGTGATGTAATTTTAGCGACCAAATTTGCTGTGATGCGAGGACCTAATGGCGAATATCTTGGACTTAACTGTAAGCCAGAATACATAAGACAAGCTTGCGAACAAAGTCTTCAAAATTTTGGAGTTGATACAATTGATTTGTATTACATGCATCGGCAAGATCGGAAAGTGGAAATTGAAGAAATTGTTGGCACAATGAGTGATTTAGTAAAACAAGGAAAGGTAAAACACTTAGGCATTTGTGAAGCGAATGTAGAAATGATTCGTCGTGCACATGCTGTTCACCCACTTGCCGCCGTGCAAAACGAATATTCTTTGTGGAGCCGCGAACCTGAACAAGAGGTTTTGGATGTGTGTCAGGAACTCGGAATCACTTTTGTTGCATATAGCCCTCTTGGACGGGGGTTCTTAACAGGAGCAATCAAAAGTCGGGCAGATTTGGAAACCAGTGATTGGCGTCTTACACTTCCTCGTTTTACAGACGAAGCGATAAAGGACAATCTAAAATTTGTAGAGGTTGTGGAGCAAATTGCACAAAACAAAAAAGTTACCAAAGCACAAGTCGCTCTTGCCTGGGTTCTTAGTCAAAACGATGATATCGTGACGATTCCGGGTACTCGAAAAGTTCATCGTCTCGAAGAGAATTTAGCTGCATTGAATGTGGAATTAACAAATACTGATTTGGCTACAATTCAAAATTCTATGCCATCACAAACAGTTGGAAATCGTTATTAA
- a CDS encoding DUF4260 domain-containing protein, with protein sequence MKYIIRLEELGLFAIAVYGLYLQPFQFSCWVWILLFLLPDIGAIGYFINPEIGAITYNLLHHRFIGVVVLAIGYLTQNPYLVLAGLIVLGHSSFDRALGYGLKLPDNFNHTHLGWIGK encoded by the coding sequence ATGAAATACATCATTCGACTCGAAGAATTAGGATTATTTGCCATTGCGGTTTATGGTCTTTACCTACAACCTTTTCAATTTTCATGTTGGGTTTGGATTTTGCTTTTCTTATTACCCGACATCGGAGCAATTGGTTATTTCATTAATCCTGAAATTGGTGCCATTACTTACAACCTTCTTCATCACCGGTTTATAGGTGTAGTAGTTTTAGCTATCGGTTATTTAACCCAAAACCCATACTTAGTTCTAGCTGGGTTAATTGTTCTGGGACATTCGTCCTTTGACCGTGCTTTAGGTTACGGACTTAAACTTCCCGACAATTTTAATCATACCCATTTGGGATGGATAGGAAAATAA
- a CDS encoding IS110 family transposase, which yields MTNLQVKADFTGRIMFIGIDIHLKNWHVSLYYEQKLIKSFRQEGCPKTLSNYLNEHYPGAKYVCAYESGFSGFWAQRQLEQLGIECIVVHAADVPQTNKGKHFKTDKMDSKRIGAALGSGMLRGIYIPEAEAESDRQLVRCNVKLGNDVTACKHRIKSMLYQLGISIPQQYNNGNWSNKFMTWLKDLRFENESTRLALDLYFQTLLNLRQEKLNALRQIRRLQNKDRYSKLFKLLTSIPGIGPMTAITLLTEIVDMKRFNNFDELNSFIGFCPNEYSSGDKERKGRMSFRQHKRLRSLLIENAWIAIRNDPALLLYYSETKAKLGEKRAIVKIARKLVSRIRMVWNNEKPYEIGVVATNKIKKTQSN from the coding sequence ATGACAAATTTACAAGTAAAAGCGGACTTTACTGGCCGCATTATGTTTATCGGTATCGACATACATTTAAAAAATTGGCATGTTTCATTATATTATGAGCAGAAACTTATAAAGAGTTTCCGGCAAGAAGGATGTCCAAAGACGTTGTCAAATTATTTAAATGAGCATTATCCAGGTGCGAAATATGTATGTGCATATGAATCCGGATTTAGTGGATTTTGGGCACAGCGTCAATTGGAGCAGTTAGGAATTGAGTGTATTGTGGTTCATGCAGCAGATGTACCCCAGACGAACAAAGGAAAGCATTTTAAAACAGACAAAATGGACTCCAAAAGGATTGGAGCTGCATTGGGAAGCGGTATGTTGCGAGGTATATACATTCCCGAAGCAGAAGCAGAATCAGACCGTCAATTAGTTCGATGTAATGTAAAATTGGGAAATGATGTTACAGCATGTAAGCATCGCATCAAGAGTATGTTATACCAACTTGGAATATCAATACCACAACAATATAATAATGGAAACTGGAGTAATAAATTTATGACATGGTTAAAGGATCTTCGCTTTGAAAATGAATCAACCAGACTAGCTTTAGACCTATACTTTCAAACCTTACTTAACTTGCGACAAGAAAAGCTAAATGCTTTGCGACAGATTCGGAGGCTACAGAACAAGGATCGGTATTCAAAATTATTTAAGTTATTAACGAGTATTCCAGGCATAGGGCCAATGACAGCAATTACTTTGCTAACTGAAATTGTGGACATGAAACGATTTAACAATTTTGATGAATTAAATAGTTTTATAGGATTTTGTCCAAATGAATATTCCAGCGGAGACAAAGAACGCAAAGGAAGAATGTCTTTTAGACAGCACAAAAGACTCCGCTCATTGCTAATTGAGAATGCCTGGATAGCCATTCGTAATGACCCCGCTCTGCTGTTATATTATAGTGAAACTAAAGCTAAATTGGGAGAAAAGAGGGCTATTGTAAAAATTGCACGAAAATTAGTATCCAGAATCAGAATGGTTTGGAATAACGAAAAACCATATGAGATAGGTGTTGTGGCCACCAATAAAATCAAAAAAACACAATCAAATTAA
- a CDS encoding cupin domain-containing protein — MKSVFKKQLTSKFTKISTSINLKIISSSKFIVLAPQEGLRLQSSPVRDLIFKVTGEDTGGAFDYFIVEVALHGGPPLHVYHKQQVTIHVLYGKFKVRIGDDIFYCNEGDFAYLPSKVPNAFLNLTNEPDEIIVVYTPSGGHKFYEELRPLMHSGSPDKKVVGQLLEKFEMT, encoded by the coding sequence ATGAAAAGTGTATTTAAAAAACAACTTACCTCAAAATTTACTAAAATTTCAACATCAATAAATTTAAAAATTATATCATCATCTAAATTTATCGTGTTGGCTCCCCAGGAAGGGTTGAGATTACAATCCAGTCCTGTCCGTGACCTGATTTTCAAAGTTACAGGAGAAGATACTGGTGGAGCATTCGACTATTTTATAGTTGAGGTCGCTCTACATGGTGGACCTCCGCTTCATGTCTATCATAAGCAACAGGTAACAATCCATGTTCTATATGGAAAATTCAAAGTCAGGATTGGTGATGATATTTTCTACTGCAATGAAGGGGACTTTGCCTATCTACCTTCAAAAGTTCCAAATGCCTTCCTCAACTTGACTAATGAGCCAGACGAGATTATTGTAGTCTATACTCCAAGTGGCGGACACAAATTTTATGAAGAACTTAGACCCCTCATGCACAGTGGTTCTCCTGACAAAAAAGTGGTCGGTCAACTCCTTGAGAAATTTGAAATGACTTAA